The nucleotide window ggaaaaaaaagacaaaaacaaCAACCTACTTGAAGCTTAGCATTTTCCTATCTTTTCTCTTCTCTGTCTTTCCATATGATAGGGGGGCCCCATCTCTTTTTGTTGATTGGCCCTCCCCGAATGTATCTAGTTGTACAGCCTTTCTACTCCCATTTATGAATGAAAtttgattggaaaaaaaaaaaatacacacatGTGCCGTGTGCACTTTTAAGAGACTTGTATCCTCTACAACACTTGTTTAATTAAGCAAACAATGCACCCTATTTCAGCGGGGTCCACCCCATTCTTAATGTGACCTCGACTCCCTCCACCAGGTTCAccttctcatttttagagtccaaaaatcagccattatAAGATTTGCATGGCCATTCGAGGGGGgataatgtaaaatcatgcctcaaACCTCAAAGTTAATGCAATACggatcacctgagttttggatcagcttattTTTGAAGTGTCTTGTCCTAGTTAGTGAGGCACACCCGAAAAAGGGACTGAACACAGTagcaatggtgggttccacagatACACCTATGGTTTACATCCCCTCTTgcttgttccctgtgatgtggcccaccttagttgtgGATCAGGATCACTTTTGGGCAATGGAACTAGAATCGAGGGGTACACCTGATGTACGTGGTGAATAAGGGCACGCAGCATAGAGGTTCCGATCATAAAACAATAGTGTGAAATGAATGCACTATATAGATGCTTTAGAATCATGTAATTAAGAATGTGGTATGGGAACATTCGAGAatgaaattttcagatttgaggcCATATATACGGCATGATGGATCATTCCCCAAACCCCCTCCGTGTGGagaacggattaggtgagaccctggcctcacccaattCAGACAGTGGGGCCCTTACTGTAGGGCTCATATATATTGATGTTGATTATTATATTATGTAGcaatgctatccatccattttttgagatcatttttactgcattatctcaaaaatgaagcagatccaattaaaaggtggaccataccataagaaacagtggtgattggtcattaatggaccacaaaagttttggatcaagttgatgttttgttttttcccttcatttaggcttATGTGagcttatcaacagattggatgctaAATAAACACTAAGGAAAGGTTGAGGtgtgccttaagaagtttttaatagacGCTACTTAGCGGCGGCCCACGAACCATCTATGTGGATGGGACACTGACCGTGAGGCCCACGAACCAGATGCTACTTagctcccaaaaatgaagaagatagaaatatcagatggaccacactacaggaattCCTTACGGtcattgaatttccaccattaaaaacttcctaaggtctatcataatgtttatttgccatccaaacttttGACACAGACCtgggctttatccaaaacttttatgacccacaaatagttttaatggtcagtggccactatttcatatggtgtggtccattaaaaTTTGTACATGCTTCATCTTTGATACCTTGCCAAAAATAATCTGGTAAAAgagaatggacagcatggatatataatgcatgcatcaagatggccccacggTCAAGTTCCCACCCAGTCACGGTTCCCAGGGTCACAGCCAAGGTGCTTCCAGATGTTACCTGCCCTTCTACGGATGCGACTAGGCTGGAAACCTGGAACCAGCGATGTGGGTCGGACCCTGATGTGAGGTCCACTTAAATGTATTCCTTGCATATCtatgctgttcatctgttttgccaaatcattttatagtatgtttctaaaaaagaagtagatccaaatctcaggtggaccacaccacaagctttcaatgatcattcaccactgttatttgtggtgttgtccacctcaaatttggatcgaccttcattttttattttttttttcttttttaggtaaaATCGGATGGCCGGTGTAGATATGCAATACATGCATAGAGATGAACCCATGGTTCAGGATCGCAGCCAAGCCACGTTCCCTTTTATTTGGTCTTCTCTGTCTTTTGTGTCACGTGCAATCCGCGTCGAAGGGATGGAGGAAAATCATTGGAAGATGTtagagagaaggaaggaaaggCGTCGGTAAGAGGTCGGAGCCATCTTTCTGCCTATACGAATTATGCGCGTTTGTAAAGAAGGGTATGTAGAATAAACTAAGCTACTTAGGCCCTCTTGTTATGGGCGTTTATAAAGAAGAGTATGCAGAATAAACTAAGGGACACCAATCTTAGGTTTTGTGGagggggcccacaatgatatgttttccccatccaacccattcattaggtgCAGATCACCCACATGAAGAGATTCCATGGAGGAGGAATGAGATATTAGATTTCATAGAGTTCAACTCCTGTTCTCACTCATGTCTAATATGAGCTTGAAGCTTCCTTTGTACTTTTTTTGTAGTGGCTCCATTCCATGACTTATTGCACAGGAAACTTCATGGTGGTTTAATTTTATTATATTCCATGCATATTCTAATATCATATATTTAATATCTTTTTGGTGTCATTTGCATAAAAAATGCCATTCAATCaaagaaattttcattttaaaaatatcagaatatccaaagctcaagtgggccaccctgcATCAACTAAGAAGTTTTAGGTATTATTTAACATTGTTCCTTGTTTCATATctcactttagttttagattggGTGAGTACTATTAAGTACACTACACTGGCCGGAACCATAACAGTCCTCTCCTAACCACCCGCACAGCATATAGAGTTGAACCAGATTATAGACTATAGGTTCTAGACGGAcggggatttcctgcgaaagcctttcccagaaagttcctgcactggaaacctaggcggagcccaccgtgatgtttgtaaggaatccactccgtccatccgttttctgagctcattttcGGTTATCAATCCAAAATTGAGcaggattcaagactcaagtgggccgtaccaaAAGAGAAGGTGGTTGGGaaaattcctacaattgaaaccttcctggggtcaatagtgatgtttacatgccatctataccgttcataacctcattcctactgggattaactgaaaatacaaatattaacatgattcgaaatttctgtggccccacgaatatttcaactgtggacgttcaaatcTCACGTCATCAGCCACTAAAGCAATGGATCCGGTTCATTTTCTCCCTAATATCTTAAAATTAACaccaaaaacagatgaacgggatagatttctcataaacatcacagtgggtcccacctgggttcccagcgcaggaacttcctccgaAACGCTAGATGCCTTACAAGTTTGATGATGGTTTTGAGTATGTGGattggggtccatggttcagtacTGATCCAGACCCTTGATAAAAGGGTTAGAAACATCCAATGAGAAACAATTTTGGAGCATCCCTCAATCGAAACTGGAAACCATCATTCTGGTTCAGATCAGAAACAGTAAGTTTCAATTCATGTGAACACCCATATCATTAGGTCAAGTaataggctgagtgaaagatacctcgtttcaacactgaggtattggtatcgatccctagcgggggtggctaacagtgtagtgtcaactaacagtggggtgtactaacaagctaacaaaaataaaaaaaaattaaaaaaatcaatccaTGTGTTTACTAAATGTTTATACATTATTGTCTATGATGATGATCTGCAATTCCTCCTCCACCGATTCCTCCTCCTCCACCTTCTTGATACTGTACGTGCTCGATATATACATATAGGCACATAAATTAATGTAGCTCAAAACCGAAAATGTCCGGTAAAAATAATCTAAATGGCCCTTATCGACCGTGTCCGCGATCCAACTGGGCCCACCACTCCATTCGCTCATTCTGGTAGATGTGATGATAAGAAGTGCACTAAGGAGGCTCCCCATACCACTCACACTTTGAGAGAATGATGGCCCAAAACTCTTCATTGAATCAGGAACATGATCATAGAAGAACTCTTTAACCCCATCGCTCACCAATCCATCCATGGCCCCCAGTAGGAAAAACTGGGGAAGTAGCCAAAACACGCTCATTGGGACCATCTTGTTGGGGTCTTGCTTGATCACATCCAACCTtttaatctccaccattgaagcaCAACTGCAGCACAATATTGAGAAGAACATGCCAACACCGATCTTGATCATCGGAGGGAACCGATGTTCTAATTTGGTGGACCTTTCTATTAGTGGGATACAAAACTGAGTGACCACTAGCTTAGATGTGGATGCAAATGCTAAGAGGAATGTGAGAGGGACCGTgatcttgtggcccactttacGGTCCATGTTGATGGCTTGCTCAAGAAAGAAGGTGGACCCCATGGCCCCAACGAGACCGTACATGAGGAAGGTGGTCCAGATGGGAAACATGCATAAGAGAAGCTTGGTTTCCTCCACTTGTGTAACTGTGCATAGCTtccatttattttcttcttcctcatcagaTACTTTGATGGCAGCTTTGTCAAGGGCCCTGCGGTTGTCGTTCTATGACAGTGTAAGGCCTCAAATTCAGATAAAGAGGGAGTATATGTGGGATCTACTGTGATGTGTACGTGACATCCACTACACCCATTATTTGATCGAGATCATGTGATCAGGACGTGAGCCCTaaaattaggcatatccaaaactgatcaagtgggccactccagagAGAAAGGTTGGgattcagatccaaaactcaaatgggccattaTTTGATCCAGCTCTGtaatgtttgccatccaaaccgttcattaggtgagTTCCATGAGGATGAATGGAAATAACAAACATGAGCTAGAACCCAAATTTCGGTTGGCATATCAAGAAGGTTTCCATGGTGGGCGTTCCCGTCCAcacttttccctgtggtgtggtccgcttgagtttTTGGTTGCCTTACTTTTGGGTTACTGTATTAAAATGAGATGACacaaatgatggacggaatggatgtcacgcatacatcaaggtgggcctcacggaatCGAGTACTTGTGTGTGAGAGAGTGTGATGGAGAGACCCCAGAGCTCACAAATTGCAAGGCGTGTCCTACCAAAGAGATTTGATAATCTTTTCCACCAACATGCTAATTGTGTTGAAAATCAGTACCACTGAAACGATAGTCCTCACTATGAAGAACACCCTACTCTAAAATTAATCTGATCGGTTAACCAGGTGGGCCGAACTTCTATATTGAGTCAGACTATTGGTTGTGCGTAGATTCGACTGGCCAAGCTTATGTGATGAGTAGACTGACCTGATTTTCGTGAGAGATGATCTTCATGTTGGGCCCCAACGTTTTCATGGTACCGATGTATCACAGGATTCTCATGTTGGTGGCAAACATGGTACCTGGCACAAGTTGAACCTTCTATGGTCCATTGTTCACTTGTTGTGTCCACCTTAtgtgaatcaagctgatttttggtcccAGGATGTTATATCAAGGGGTCcacccgatggacggagtggatgtcacgcactacatggtgggccccacactgtgTACAATACATTTTTGCATCCGCTTTGCACAACAATTTATGTGgtggttcgagtacccataggtggtgaaattccaccagcgtgagtgtgtgtgtgcgtgtgttaaaaataaataaataaataaataaataaataatttatgtgGTGGATTCTAGGCCCAAATAAAGAGAGATTCCTTTCTATGCAAAATGTGGTATTTCAAGGCGGCCGGTTTCTCTACAACGTTTATAAAACTCGCTTAAATACAACGTTGGGTTCAGGTTCCACCTTGACGTGTacataaaatccaatccgtctactATGTGCACCCCCTTATTTTATCCTTGGATGTCAAGAATCAGGTGGTCTAAACTCACATAGGCCACACCACGTAGAATCATTTATAACTCTTTTAAAAATATGTAGTGTTGCCAACCTGAGTCTTCTGATCTGGAAGTATGAAcattctgaatggattggatggcatgtaaaaatcacgatggaccccacaatctggctggaagtttttaatggtgtaccaAATCTCAACTGTTCCATGTGGTCGGACCCATCTGTTTTCTGGACCGAGCTGGTTTGTGGGATATAAGAAGATTAGATGCCGGTCCTACGTCAGTCGGGCCAATAAACCGCACCGTATCTAAGGATATTCTACAAACGTTGTAGTAGAACCGGCCTCATTTCTAAGGCCTCATGCGGCGTTGGCGTACCCAAATAAACGGATAGGAattcgttttgcctctgtcggAACTTAGGATCCAGCGTCTGTCGCAGCCCACAAGGGCCCCACATTCTCATTATCCTCTtgcaaccgtccatcttgtagactCTATGCTGCAAGAGCTACTGTGAGAAAACTATGCTGAACGGATGATCAAAACAATCGATATCTAGTTGAGCTTAGAATTCAACTCCAAAAATCGAAGGGTAGGATCATGAACGAAATGGTATTATGGGCCAATAGCTTATCCCTGGTAACAAAGGGAATATAAACGGCTCAAATCATCGCACCATCTCAGACTTTGGGCCCCACTGGGCAGCGACAAATGACGGATACTTAATTGCGACAGAGCAAAACAAACTCAGtacataaatcatgaaatagcaataattgagagagagagagagagagagagagagagagagagagagagagagagagagcacctcaGGTAATCAGTGCGTTGCAACAGCTGCTCACCATCAAGCGGTTCAGATTTCTCGTAGAGCTGGCCATCCACTGGGAAATCCGCGTCTCTCTTCAGCGCGGCGGCTACCAACACTCGCACAACGCGTGTTAGGAGGCTTCCACCCGGCTTCTCAATGATATAGCAAGGGGTCCCACCTACAAACACACCCAACGCGGCCAACATCACAGCCGTTGAAACCAGGCCAGCTGTAACCCAATTCTGTTCATCTTGAACAAGGACAGCTAGAAACAAGCCCACACCCATGCCTAAGAAGGTGCTCGTGTACCACCATGCTTTTGTGCGAGCGTTTATCACCTTCTCTTCTTTGTTGTCGTGTGGCCCAATCTGATTAGATCCAAGGGCTTTCAGTGAGGAATTCTGGCCACCCTGGCCCATTGATATTAGTATCAATGCCGCGTAGAAAACCAAGCTTTCTGCTGCCCCCTTTGTAGGCACTCGAGATGCTGCAAGTGTGAAAAGGTCCAGTCCCTGGAAGTGGATCCATAATGTTAGAGCAAAGGTAGACGTGGGAGATCCATCCAAAGTTACTCCTATTACCTTACCTTTTGTTTCAATGtgtagagaaggagagagaaaagaatcTAATCTTTTCATATCAAATAgagaattagggttagggtttgtcCCTTTCCCTCCCTATACATTCAATAAAGGTAATGTAAGGACCACACACACATATTAACGGTACTCAAAATTTAACTTGACCCAACCATGTGATTGGAAAATGAGTGGTCCTAATGGGTCAGGCAGGTCAACCCCATAACAAAGCTTTTACTACATGGGCCAAGAACCAGCCCTACATGACTCATTTAAAATAAGCCCAACCCTGACCTAACCCGACCCACCCATTTAATTCTAACGGGGTTGGACTCGATTGACATTACCAGACCCCGCATGACCCAAATGGTGATGAAGGGAAAAGGGATGCTGAGCCCAGGCCCATCGGTCATTGGTATCTTTATGTCTCATCTATCTAATGAGTTCGTTTTGGGGTTTTGGGCTGGGTTAGCTTAGACCATCTTCcccaacccattgataacttATATGGGTGGGCTGGGTGATGCagggatgggcgtgatgaggtcAAGCACAGTCTTCCTCAGGGGATGATTACTCCTAATTCATGGAGTTTCTCTAgattcctcacagagattccttgaattcacgaggagagatagaaattaaaaataatttttaaattaattgataaaaaaatgagtttacaatccCTTAAATATTGATATGAATCccaggaagaagtttcagaatcaaactacaactcaaactccctaaaatcgtgacttactatttataaacggtcatgatttccactagacctcatgattttcagccaaaaatagtaagtgtcctatttggcttaaccgtGTTATTCtgctaatttttctaagcacttttcatgttggacagatctcctaaaactcaatggatgaaaagttatgatcaaactaaaacttactataaatcgtaaaaacataattaaaaaggactttcaatcgtcaatctgatggaatttcacaaatttggcatgggcaacttgacatagtagggttggttggctaaagttgcttctcctagcccaaaatcatatatggtacgtcaaataatttatttcaatttgcgAGATATATCTATTTTAAGATTCTGATAGTCAAGATCACTTTCACCtacgatcgggccttctctggtccatcttggccatgaaattgttcaCGACTTGCTCTACATCACTGGGTCAAGTGTGATTGAACCAAACCCGatgacccatttacttaaatggaccacatttgTTATCCTAAGCTCAGGCCACTTCCCATTTAGTTTGGCCTAAGCCACCTTGTATGCAAGTTGGCGAATCCAACCCATTGCCGGCAGTAGTCTGGTCATCAGGTTGGCCACGCATATGAACCGTTGGTATTATTTTCTTTCCACTATTTGGTTAGCtaattggcccacctgatgacttcTACTTACTTTTCATGCCACAAAGCCATACACACTGGgcccacagagagagagagagagagagagagagagagagagagagggagcgctAAGTGGCCTTTGGATTCCTGGCACACGAGTTAATTACACGCCATTCCTCACAGTACTAGTGTGGTGATGGTTGG belongs to Magnolia sinica isolate HGM2019 chromosome 8, MsV1, whole genome shotgun sequence and includes:
- the LOC131253786 gene encoding protein NRT1/ PTR FAMILY 5.6-like — protein: MSIGCVQHTTQSASAVSGPFPPIDAVCVVFSSTVADNAMVGSLMDFLRNVRQEKLSYAATTLNMQVGVTSLMEVAGAFLTDAYLGHYSMGGKGTNPNPNSLFDMKRLDSFLSPSLHIETKGKVIGVTLDGSPTSTFALTLWIHFQGLDLFTLAASRVPTKGAAESLVFYAALILISMGQGGQNSSLKALGSNQIGPHDNKEEKVINARTKAWWYTSTFLGMGVGLFLAVLVQDEQNWVTAGLVSTAVMLAALGVFVGGTPCYIIEKPGGSLLTRVVRVLVAAALKRDADFPVDGQLYEKSEPLDGEQLLQRTDYLRALDKAAIKVSDEEEENKWKLCTVTQVEETKLLLCMFPIWTTFLMYGLVGAMGSTFFLEQAINMDRKVGHKITVPLTFLLAFASTSKLVVTQFCIPLIERSTKLEHRFPPMIKIGVGMFFSILCCSCASMVEIKRLDVIKQDPNKMVPMSVFWLLPQFFLLGAMDGLVSDGVKEFFYDHVPDSMKSFGPSFSQSVSGMGSLLSALLIITSTRMSEWSGGPSWIADTVDKGHLDYFYRTFSVLSYINLCAYMYISSTYSIKKVEEEESVEEELQIIIIDNNV